A genomic window from Arthrobacter sp. FW305-BF8 includes:
- a CDS encoding DUF4129 domain-containing protein — protein MSPVGLVPVLQHATALLNRTLEPPVQPGREEARRWAAEELSKREYREAAPGWLETLWQQFLDWLQSLTDGQSPAEGPPVAPFIGLGIAILIALAIILARPRLNARRRTPQEIFDAEAPATAADYRERAKAAAARGDWAAAVVEQFRALVSSAEDRAVLDPQPGRTADEAAGQLSRAFPTASDQLEAAARTFDAVRYGGGSAQAADHAAVAELDSALERLVPSYAGAPSGGLAVPR, from the coding sequence CTGGAACCACCGGTGCAGCCTGGCCGGGAAGAAGCGCGCCGCTGGGCGGCGGAAGAGCTCTCCAAACGCGAGTACAGGGAGGCGGCGCCAGGCTGGCTGGAAACCCTGTGGCAGCAGTTCCTCGACTGGCTGCAGTCCTTGACCGATGGCCAGTCCCCTGCCGAAGGACCTCCGGTGGCACCCTTCATCGGCCTTGGCATCGCCATTCTGATAGCTCTGGCCATCATCCTGGCGCGGCCAAGGCTGAACGCCCGCCGCCGCACTCCGCAAGAGATCTTCGACGCCGAAGCACCCGCCACCGCAGCCGACTACAGGGAGCGCGCAAAAGCCGCAGCCGCACGCGGCGACTGGGCGGCCGCCGTCGTCGAACAGTTCCGCGCGCTGGTGAGTTCGGCGGAAGACCGCGCCGTCCTCGACCCCCAGCCTGGCCGGACAGCGGACGAGGCTGCCGGACAGCTCAGCCGGGCGTTCCCCACCGCCAGTGACCAGCTCGAGGCCGCTGCCCGCACGTTCGATGCCGTCCGCTACGGCGGCGGGAGCGCCCAGGCAGCCGACCATGCCGCGGTGGCTGAGCTGGACTCGGCCCTGGAAAGGCTCGTCCCTTCCTACGCAGGGGCCCCATCCGGCGGACTGGCGGTGCCGAGGTGA
- a CDS encoding DUF4350 domain-containing protein, producing the protein MTHPLMVAARREKTGWIRRHRAGVLFGLAMAVALAVVLAFQSTQQGDNQELSIRNPGPQGARAAAQILGAQGVSVKQTASFEETLAAARAGRNSGSGSTVLVYDQRGFLAPDRLRRLLAETDRLVVVSPRLATLTGLGSTIRQAGVVPGSERTLQPGCTVADARAAGDISADGGFLYTGGTVCYGAGGSGRGLYASAEDGKLVVIGSTAVISNQFLAVNGNAALTLRTLGSQGDLVWYLPGPGDLGGSPAPKTLAELAPAWSAFVTPWLIVVALFAVLWRGRRLGPLVFEPLPVVVKSAETAEGRARLYHEAHDVARAADTLRAGTIVRLASALRVGTAGFSDVAGSDVAAAAARHLDRNAADIQQLLQHRPATEAQLVRWAQDLVRLEKEVQAR; encoded by the coding sequence GTGACGCATCCCCTCATGGTCGCAGCCCGGCGCGAGAAGACAGGCTGGATCCGCAGGCACCGCGCTGGAGTGCTCTTCGGCTTGGCCATGGCTGTTGCCCTTGCGGTGGTCCTCGCCTTCCAGTCGACGCAACAGGGTGACAACCAGGAGCTATCCATCCGCAACCCCGGCCCGCAGGGTGCCAGGGCAGCAGCCCAAATCCTCGGTGCGCAAGGCGTCAGCGTTAAACAGACGGCGTCGTTCGAGGAAACTCTGGCAGCGGCGCGTGCAGGCCGCAACAGCGGGTCCGGCTCCACGGTCCTGGTCTACGACCAGCGCGGCTTCCTTGCTCCCGATCGGCTCCGCCGGCTGCTTGCAGAGACGGACCGGCTGGTGGTGGTCTCGCCGCGCCTGGCCACACTGACCGGCCTGGGCAGCACCATCCGGCAGGCCGGGGTGGTCCCCGGCTCGGAGCGGACCCTCCAGCCGGGATGCACCGTTGCCGATGCCCGAGCCGCCGGCGACATCAGCGCGGACGGAGGCTTCCTCTACACCGGCGGCACCGTCTGCTACGGCGCCGGCGGGAGCGGGCGGGGACTTTACGCCTCGGCAGAGGACGGCAAGCTCGTGGTCATCGGCAGCACAGCCGTGATCAGCAACCAGTTTCTGGCCGTCAACGGCAACGCCGCCCTCACCCTGCGGACCCTGGGCAGCCAGGGAGACCTCGTCTGGTATCTGCCCGGTCCCGGGGACCTCGGGGGCAGCCCCGCACCGAAGACCCTGGCCGAGCTTGCACCGGCGTGGTCGGCGTTTGTGACCCCGTGGCTCATTGTGGTGGCCCTGTTTGCCGTGCTGTGGCGCGGGCGCCGTCTGGGCCCGCTGGTCTTCGAGCCCCTGCCGGTGGTAGTGAAGTCCGCGGAAACCGCCGAAGGCAGGGCCCGCCTGTACCACGAGGCCCACGACGTTGCACGGGCGGCGGATACCCTCCGTGCCGGCACCATCGTCCGGCTTGCCTCGGCACTCCGGGTGGGCACCGCAGGGTTTTCTGACGTGGCCGGCTCTGACGTGGCGGCCGCCGCGGCCCGGCACCTGGACCGGAACGCCGCGGACATACAGCAGCTCCTGCAACACCGTCCCGCGACCGAGGCCCAGCTTGTCCGCTGGGCCCAGGACCTTGTCCGACTAGAGAAAGAGGTACAGGCCAGATGA
- a CDS encoding AAA family ATPase: MAAPHTPDQVWDPVRQALLDVRHEVAKAVVGQDSTVTGMLIALLSRGHVLLEGVPGVAKTLLVRALSAALSLDTKRVQFTPDLMPGDVTGSLVYDAANSDFSFREGPVFTNMLLADEINRTPPKTQASLLEAMEERQVSVDGVSRRLPVPFIVAATQNPVEYEGTYPLPEAQLDRFLLKLTMPLPDRAAEIEVVRRHAAGFDPRDLAAAGIRPVAGAEELERARRAVSGVEVAPEVLGYIVDVVRATRAAPSFQLGVSPRGATALLNTSRAWAWLSGRNFVTPDDVKALAQPCLRHRVALRPEALMDGVQVDDVLGSILASVPVPR; the protein is encoded by the coding sequence ATGGCCGCTCCGCACACCCCGGATCAGGTCTGGGATCCGGTCCGGCAGGCGCTGCTTGACGTCCGGCATGAGGTGGCCAAGGCAGTGGTGGGCCAGGATTCCACGGTCACCGGCATGCTGATCGCCCTGCTGTCGCGCGGACATGTGCTGCTCGAAGGCGTGCCGGGCGTGGCGAAGACACTCCTGGTCCGGGCCCTGTCCGCTGCCCTGAGCCTGGACACCAAGCGCGTGCAGTTCACACCGGACCTCATGCCCGGCGATGTCACGGGGTCCCTGGTGTACGACGCCGCCAATTCGGACTTCAGTTTCCGTGAAGGCCCGGTCTTCACCAACATGCTCCTGGCCGACGAAATCAACAGGACGCCGCCCAAGACCCAGGCCTCCCTGTTGGAAGCCATGGAGGAACGCCAGGTGTCCGTGGATGGCGTGTCGCGCCGGCTGCCGGTGCCCTTCATCGTTGCGGCCACGCAAAACCCCGTCGAGTACGAGGGCACCTACCCCCTGCCCGAGGCCCAGCTGGACCGGTTCCTCCTCAAGCTGACCATGCCCCTGCCTGACCGTGCCGCCGAAATCGAGGTCGTCCGCAGGCACGCCGCCGGCTTCGATCCGCGTGACCTCGCCGCGGCGGGCATCCGGCCGGTGGCGGGCGCCGAGGAACTGGAACGGGCACGGCGGGCAGTATCCGGCGTCGAAGTGGCGCCGGAGGTGCTGGGCTACATCGTTGACGTGGTCCGGGCCACCCGGGCGGCCCCGTCCTTCCAGCTTGGCGTCTCGCCGCGCGGCGCCACGGCGCTGCTGAACACCTCGCGGGCCTGGGCCTGGCTGTCAGGCCGGAACTTTGTCACCCCGGATGACGTCAAGGCCCTGGCCCAGCCGTGCCTGCGGCACCGCGTGGCGCTCCGGCCCGAAGCCCTGATGGATGGTGTCCAGGTGGACGACGTGCTGGGCAGTATCCTGGCCTCCGTGCCGGTCCCCCGCTGA
- a CDS encoding DUF58 domain-containing protein, whose amino-acid sequence MAISGRLVLLAAAGLAPVLLFPGWLTVLAVLLVIGALMLLDLVLAAALQQVSVERSAPANVTLGGTADSLLTVHNRGTRRLRAVVRDAWQPSAGAENPVQATEVPAGERRRLGVRLRPVRRGDLKAPHITVRSFGPLRLAARQKTVHAPGSLRVLPPFNSRRHLPSKLHRLRELDGKAAVQIRGAGTEFDSLRDYVRGDDVRSIDWRATARRSAVVVRTWRPERDRRVVIMLDTSRTAAARVNDEPRLDTGIEAALLLGVLAERGGDRVDFFAFDRRMRARAGTTAGGNLLGQLVQAAAPLQAELIELDWAQVPAQVRAVSAHRSLVVLLTALDSGAPEEGLIPIAARLAQRHVVVVASVRDPLLGEMLQDRTTAAQVFRAAAAERALLEREAVSAQLRQLGVEVVDAEPHQLPPALADTYIRLKAAGRL is encoded by the coding sequence GTGGCCATTTCCGGACGGTTGGTACTCCTGGCGGCGGCCGGGCTGGCACCGGTGCTCCTCTTTCCCGGCTGGCTGACCGTGCTGGCCGTGCTCCTGGTTATTGGCGCCCTTATGCTGCTGGACCTGGTGCTGGCTGCGGCGCTGCAGCAGGTCTCGGTGGAAAGGTCAGCGCCTGCCAACGTCACCCTTGGGGGTACGGCAGACTCCCTGCTGACGGTGCATAACCGTGGCACGCGCAGGCTCAGGGCCGTCGTGCGCGACGCCTGGCAGCCCTCCGCCGGGGCTGAAAATCCGGTCCAGGCCACAGAAGTTCCGGCCGGTGAACGGCGCCGCCTCGGCGTCAGGCTCAGGCCGGTCCGGCGCGGTGACCTTAAGGCGCCCCACATCACCGTCCGCTCCTTCGGCCCGCTCCGGCTGGCCGCCCGCCAGAAAACGGTACACGCTCCCGGATCCCTTCGGGTGCTGCCACCTTTCAATTCCCGGCGGCACCTGCCGTCAAAACTGCACCGGCTGCGGGAACTCGACGGTAAGGCCGCAGTGCAGATCCGCGGCGCAGGAACCGAATTCGATTCCCTGCGCGACTATGTCCGGGGCGATGACGTCCGCTCCATCGACTGGCGCGCGACGGCGAGACGGTCCGCCGTCGTCGTCCGCACCTGGCGGCCGGAGCGCGACCGCCGCGTGGTGATCATGCTGGACACGTCGCGAACCGCCGCTGCGCGCGTGAACGACGAACCCCGGCTGGATACCGGGATCGAGGCCGCACTGCTGCTTGGTGTCCTTGCCGAACGCGGCGGTGACCGCGTCGACTTCTTCGCGTTCGACCGGAGGATGCGCGCCCGGGCAGGTACCACGGCGGGCGGCAACCTGCTGGGCCAGCTGGTGCAGGCGGCGGCGCCGTTGCAGGCAGAACTCATCGAGCTGGACTGGGCACAGGTGCCCGCGCAAGTACGTGCGGTGTCGGCGCACCGTTCGCTCGTGGTGCTCCTGACCGCGCTGGATAGCGGCGCGCCGGAGGAAGGGCTCATTCCGATCGCTGCGCGCCTCGCCCAGCGGCACGTCGTGGTGGTGGCGTCGGTCCGGGACCCGCTGCTTGGCGAGATGCTCCAGGACAGGACAACAGCGGCCCAGGTGTTCCGCGCGGCGGCCGCGGAACGGGCCCTGCTCGAGCGGGAAGCCGTGAGTGCCCAACTCCGCCAACTCGGCGTCGAAGTGGTGGACGCCGAACCGCACCAGCTGCCGCCGGCGCTGGCCGATACCTATATCCGGCTCAAGGCGGCAGGGCGGCTGTGA
- a CDS encoding DUF4166 domain-containing protein encodes MNAPIYRQALGAAFFRLQPELQEYFSLAPGSGSYGVGEGVFDVVGCRQRWLRPMLQLTAGEQAFFPEYGEGVPFRIENHAHLDPFGRSSLTARREIFFPGRTRVFQDTTSAETGDAGGQARLVDYVGRYRRLVTDLNLDVTAEGRLRGVSEVSRLFLGPLRLPLPAALDAKAYAEQWWDPDAGETGRHRIQVKVIQPQLGLVLVYAGHFDYRLEPHPSGSSSAGFLPAYARPDHWERRS; translated from the coding sequence GTGAATGCCCCGATCTACCGCCAGGCGCTGGGCGCCGCCTTCTTCCGGCTGCAGCCGGAACTGCAGGAGTACTTTTCGCTTGCCCCGGGTTCGGGCAGTTATGGCGTCGGCGAGGGCGTTTTCGACGTGGTGGGCTGCAGGCAGCGGTGGCTGCGGCCGATGCTTCAGCTGACCGCCGGTGAACAGGCCTTCTTTCCGGAGTACGGCGAGGGCGTGCCGTTCCGGATCGAAAACCATGCGCATCTCGACCCTTTCGGCCGCTCCAGCCTGACAGCCCGGCGCGAGATATTCTTCCCGGGCCGGACCAGGGTCTTTCAGGACACCACCAGCGCGGAAACGGGCGACGCCGGTGGCCAGGCACGCCTGGTGGACTACGTGGGCAGGTACCGTCGGCTGGTGACGGACCTGAATCTCGACGTGACAGCGGAGGGTAGGTTGCGCGGAGTCTCCGAAGTATCGCGGCTGTTCCTCGGCCCGCTCAGGTTGCCGCTGCCCGCCGCCCTTGACGCAAAAGCGTACGCGGAGCAATGGTGGGACCCGGACGCGGGGGAAACCGGGCGGCACAGGATCCAGGTGAAGGTGATCCAGCCGCAGCTCGGCCTCGTCCTGGTTTATGCCGGCCACTTCGACTACCGCCTGGAACCCCATCCGTCCGGAAGTTCTTCAGCGGGTTTTCTTCCGGCGTACGCCAGGCCCGACCACTGGGAGCGGCGAAGCTAA
- a CDS encoding chorismate mutase produces MTELNHDLPNTDSYNPAASSLAGHVDPAVMAELLSIRSSIDNIDATLVYLLAERFKATQKVGFLKAAHRLPAGDPGRETAQIARLRRLAEDAQLDPAFAEKFLNFIIGEVIRHHEAIAEDHNAAGGTANGSASPSAPLTA; encoded by the coding sequence ATGACCGAGCTGAACCATGATCTGCCTAACACCGACTCCTACAATCCTGCCGCCAGCTCCCTGGCCGGGCATGTGGATCCTGCGGTGATGGCGGAGCTGCTATCGATCCGGTCAAGCATCGACAACATTGATGCAACCCTCGTCTACCTTCTCGCGGAGCGGTTCAAGGCGACCCAGAAGGTCGGTTTCCTCAAGGCTGCCCACCGTCTTCCGGCGGGGGATCCCGGCCGTGAAACCGCCCAGATCGCCCGGCTCCGACGCCTTGCCGAGGATGCCCAGCTGGACCCGGCGTTCGCGGAAAAGTTCCTGAACTTCATCATCGGCGAGGTGATCCGGCACCACGAGGCGATCGCCGAGGACCACAACGCCGCCGGCGGAACGGCCAACGGGTCGGCCAGCCCCTCCGCACCGCTTACCGCCTAA
- a CDS encoding NADPH-dependent F420 reductase — protein MRIAVLGTGVVGRTLAGKLVECGHDVVLGSRTATNEAAVGWAAGAGPRAKAATFLDAAAQAEVIINATPGAVSLEVLAAASTKNLAGKVLIDVANPLDHSAGFPPSLSISNTDSLAETIQRAFPTARVVKALNTMRADVMVAPDRLAGGDHDVFMAGDDERAKEVVAGILREFGWRAEHIRDLGPLDAARGMEMWLPLWLRIFLKQGGSPFNIKVVSD, from the coding sequence ATGAGGATCGCAGTTCTTGGTACCGGCGTGGTGGGCAGGACCCTGGCGGGAAAACTCGTGGAGTGCGGGCACGACGTCGTGCTCGGATCACGGACCGCCACCAACGAGGCCGCCGTGGGGTGGGCTGCGGGGGCGGGGCCGCGGGCCAAAGCCGCGACGTTCTTGGACGCCGCGGCGCAGGCCGAGGTGATCATCAACGCGACGCCCGGCGCCGTTTCGCTGGAGGTGCTGGCTGCGGCCAGCACGAAGAATCTCGCCGGCAAGGTGCTGATCGATGTGGCCAACCCCCTGGACCATTCGGCCGGGTTCCCGCCGTCGCTCTCCATCTCGAACACCGACAGCCTGGCGGAGACCATCCAGCGGGCGTTTCCCACGGCCCGCGTGGTGAAGGCCCTGAACACCATGCGCGCCGATGTCATGGTGGCGCCGGACCGGCTGGCCGGCGGGGATCACGACGTGTTCATGGCCGGGGACGACGAGCGAGCCAAGGAAGTGGTGGCCGGGATCCTGCGGGAATTCGGCTGGCGGGCTGAACACATCAGGGACCTTGGCCCGCTCGATGCGGCGCGGGGCATGGAGATGTGGCTGCCGCTGTGGCTGCGGATTTTCCTGAAGCAGGGAGGCAGCCCGTTCAACATCAAGGTTGTCTCTGACTAG
- a CDS encoding ABC transporter ATP-binding protein — MTINIGSVSDRHAAGAEPVLNIDHLKVTFATDAGDVHAVKDVSLEVKAGEVLAIVGESGSGKTVTAKTILGLLPETAISSGAVVINGSNVISVSPGRLRQIRGRDVAMVFQEPSTALNPVFTVGWQIAEGILAHAGRDGGERVTAKEAKARAIEALRKVGIPDPETRVNYYPHQFSGGQKQRVVIAAALALNPGLIVADEPTTALDVTVQAEILELLRDLRDKYGTSIVLITHNMGVVADLADRVVVMYRGDVVEEASAKSLFAEPRQEYTRKLLAAVPHLGRHSASAGMTERAHQGGQVLVEAKGLTIEYPGRLGSPAFKAVDGVSFTVSEGEVFGLVGESGSGKTTIGRAIAGLNRTTGGSLNVLGYEMLNFKERTFKPLRKEIGFVFQDPAASFNPQLTIGDCVAEPLVIHTNPSPAQARKRVGELLESVQLPASYADRFPHELSGGQRQRASLARALILNPKLLIADEPTSALDVSVQAKVLELFREIQQEFGFAALFISHDLAVVDMLSHWVGVLYKGKLVEQGIGHHVMGSPQHEYTKRLIASLPVPDPAEQAKRREDHRALLGI; from the coding sequence ATGACCATCAATATCGGATCTGTTTCTGACCGGCACGCCGCCGGCGCCGAACCGGTGCTGAACATCGACCATCTCAAGGTCACGTTCGCCACTGACGCCGGGGACGTCCACGCCGTCAAGGACGTGAGCCTCGAAGTGAAGGCGGGGGAAGTGCTCGCCATCGTCGGCGAGTCCGGCTCCGGCAAGACCGTGACTGCCAAGACCATCCTGGGCCTGCTGCCGGAAACCGCCATCAGCTCCGGCGCGGTGGTGATCAACGGCAGCAACGTCATCAGCGTCTCCCCGGGCAGGCTCCGCCAGATCCGGGGCCGTGACGTGGCCATGGTCTTTCAGGAGCCGTCCACGGCACTGAATCCCGTGTTCACCGTCGGCTGGCAGATCGCCGAAGGGATCCTTGCCCACGCGGGCCGGGACGGCGGCGAACGGGTCACCGCGAAAGAGGCGAAGGCCCGGGCCATCGAAGCGCTGCGCAAGGTGGGCATCCCGGACCCCGAAACTCGCGTCAACTACTACCCCCACCAGTTCTCCGGTGGCCAGAAGCAGCGCGTGGTCATCGCCGCTGCGCTCGCCCTGAACCCGGGGCTGATCGTTGCCGACGAACCCACCACCGCCCTGGACGTCACCGTGCAGGCGGAGATCCTGGAGCTCCTGCGGGACCTGCGGGACAAATACGGGACGTCCATTGTGCTGATCACGCACAACATGGGCGTTGTAGCCGACCTCGCGGACCGCGTCGTGGTGATGTACCGGGGCGACGTCGTCGAGGAAGCCAGCGCGAAATCACTCTTCGCAGAGCCGCGGCAGGAGTACACCCGGAAGCTACTGGCCGCCGTCCCGCACCTTGGCCGGCACTCGGCCTCCGCAGGAATGACGGAGCGGGCGCACCAGGGCGGACAGGTGCTGGTGGAGGCCAAAGGCCTCACCATCGAGTACCCGGGCAGGCTGGGCAGCCCCGCCTTCAAGGCCGTCGACGGCGTCAGCTTCACGGTATCCGAAGGCGAAGTGTTCGGACTCGTTGGCGAATCCGGTTCCGGGAAGACCACCATCGGCCGGGCCATCGCAGGCCTTAACCGGACCACTGGCGGAAGCCTGAACGTCCTGGGCTACGAGATGCTGAACTTCAAGGAACGGACCTTCAAGCCGCTCCGCAAGGAAATCGGGTTCGTCTTCCAGGACCCGGCAGCGTCCTTCAACCCGCAGCTGACCATCGGCGACTGCGTCGCCGAACCGCTGGTCATCCACACCAACCCTTCACCGGCGCAGGCGCGCAAGCGCGTGGGAGAGCTGCTGGAGTCAGTCCAGCTGCCGGCGTCGTACGCCGACCGATTCCCGCATGAGCTCTCCGGCGGGCAGCGCCAGCGCGCATCGCTGGCGCGTGCGCTGATCCTGAACCCGAAACTGCTCATCGCTGATGAGCCGACGTCCGCACTGGACGTTTCGGTGCAGGCGAAAGTCCTGGAGCTCTTCCGTGAGATCCAGCAGGAGTTCGGGTTCGCGGCGCTGTTCATCAGCCACGACCTCGCGGTGGTGGACATGCTGTCGCACTGGGTTGGGGTGCTGTACAAGGGCAAGCTCGTCGAGCAGGGAATCGGCCACCACGTCATGGGCTCTCCGCAGCATGAATACACGAAGAGGCTGATCGCGTCGCTGCCTGTCCCGGATCCCGCCGAGCAGGCCAAGCGCCGGGAGGACCACCGCGCCCTGCTGGGCATCTAG
- a CDS encoding ABC transporter permease: protein MSTPTPVDATMHHKAPLLQRLPVISHFKKSVGLQRGMLVVGLVLTGTFLLTAIFAPLLAPYGFAQLSDADGSFPTQQPPGGKHLLGTTVGGYDVLSRVIWGSQTAILVIVVAVVLSIFAGVILGLVSGYLGGWLDRVLVVVADAIYAFPSLLVAIVMAIVISGGESSLFGGVLAAAISITVVFIPQYFRVIRAETIRLKAEPFVESAKVVGASSIRIMGRHIYRNATRTLPLIFTLNASEAILTLAGLGFLGFGIEPSSAAEWGFDLNKALADTTSGIWWTGVFPGLAIVWTVLGLTLVGESINDLNDPRLRGRKRAGNKGGPDSTAAAQAAISADVRSS, encoded by the coding sequence ATGAGCACTCCCACTCCAGTGGACGCCACCATGCACCACAAGGCACCGCTTCTCCAACGGCTGCCTGTGATCTCCCACTTTAAAAAAAGCGTCGGACTCCAGCGGGGCATGCTCGTCGTCGGCCTCGTCCTGACCGGCACGTTCCTCCTGACCGCCATTTTCGCCCCGCTCCTCGCCCCCTACGGTTTTGCGCAACTTTCCGACGCCGACGGCAGCTTTCCCACGCAGCAGCCTCCCGGCGGAAAGCATCTGCTGGGCACCACTGTGGGCGGCTATGATGTCCTGTCCCGGGTCATCTGGGGCTCCCAGACCGCCATCCTCGTGATCGTGGTGGCCGTGGTGCTGTCCATCTTCGCCGGCGTCATCCTCGGCCTGGTGAGCGGATACCTCGGCGGCTGGCTCGACCGGGTCCTCGTGGTGGTGGCAGACGCCATCTACGCATTTCCGTCACTGCTGGTGGCCATCGTCATGGCCATTGTCATCAGCGGCGGCGAGTCCAGTCTCTTCGGCGGCGTGCTCGCCGCGGCGATCTCCATCACGGTGGTGTTCATTCCGCAGTACTTCCGGGTCATCAGGGCGGAGACCATCAGGCTCAAGGCGGAACCATTCGTCGAATCGGCAAAAGTGGTGGGCGCCTCCAGCATCCGCATCATGGGCCGGCACATCTACCGAAATGCCACCCGCACGCTTCCGCTGATTTTCACCCTGAATGCTTCCGAGGCGATCCTGACGCTCGCAGGCCTGGGCTTCCTGGGATTCGGCATCGAACCCTCGTCCGCCGCCGAATGGGGCTTCGACCTCAACAAGGCGCTGGCGGACACCACCTCGGGCATCTGGTGGACCGGTGTGTTCCCGGGCCTCGCCATCGTCTGGACGGTGCTTGGCCTCACGCTGGTGGGGGAGAGCATCAACGACCTCAACGATCCCCGCCTCCGCGGGCGCAAGCGCGCCGGAAACAAGGGCGGACCGGACTCGACCGCGGCGGCCCAGGCAGCCATTTCTGCAGATGTGAGAAGCTCATGA
- a CDS encoding ABC transporter permease yields MTTLIEAPPSDADGLLPTKKKKSGGGLGQYLLIRFLLIFPTIFILVTMVFFLMRITGDPITAALGGRLPPEQLQERIHAAGYDRPLPVQYFEYLGQLVTGNFGTTLSDNRQVTEMLTTYGSATLELTINALIVALLVGIPFGMIAAHRRDHLPDAVLRVFAILCYATPVFFAGLLLKLTFSVWLGWLPVAGRAKTSTELALTGLQAPTGIYWLDALRSGNMAALGDVMAHAVLPALALGLLTAGIFLRLVRTNVIGTLGRDYIEAGRSRGVSEFRLVTKHAYKPALIPIITVMGLQIAVMLGGAVLTETTFEWKGLGFQLANYLTARDFVAVQGIVVLLAVIVAVTNFIVDIVAALIDPRVRY; encoded by the coding sequence ATGACAACTCTCATCGAGGCGCCGCCAAGCGACGCCGACGGCCTTTTGCCGACAAAGAAAAAGAAGTCCGGCGGGGGACTGGGCCAATACCTCCTGATCAGGTTCCTCCTGATCTTTCCGACGATCTTCATCCTGGTCACTATGGTGTTCTTCCTCATGAGGATCACCGGCGATCCCATCACGGCCGCGCTGGGCGGCCGGCTGCCCCCGGAGCAGCTGCAGGAACGGATCCACGCGGCCGGATATGACCGCCCGCTTCCCGTGCAGTACTTCGAATACCTGGGGCAGCTTGTCACGGGCAACTTCGGAACCACGCTGTCCGACAACCGCCAGGTCACGGAGATGCTGACCACCTACGGCTCGGCGACCCTTGAACTGACCATCAATGCGCTGATCGTTGCACTGCTGGTGGGCATTCCGTTCGGGATGATCGCTGCGCACCGGCGTGACCACCTGCCCGACGCCGTGCTGCGCGTCTTTGCCATCCTCTGCTACGCCACTCCCGTCTTCTTTGCGGGGCTCCTGCTGAAGCTGACCTTCTCCGTCTGGCTTGGCTGGCTCCCCGTGGCGGGCCGGGCGAAGACCTCCACCGAACTAGCCCTCACGGGACTCCAGGCACCGACGGGGATCTATTGGCTCGACGCGCTCCGAAGCGGCAACATGGCCGCTTTGGGTGACGTGATGGCGCATGCCGTCCTGCCCGCCCTTGCCCTGGGCCTGCTGACGGCCGGCATCTTCCTCCGGCTGGTGCGCACCAACGTCATCGGCACCCTGGGCCGGGACTACATCGAGGCGGGACGCTCGCGCGGTGTCAGCGAATTCCGCCTGGTCACCAAGCACGCCTACAAGCCTGCCCTGATCCCCATCATTACCGTGATGGGCCTGCAGATCGCCGTGATGCTGGGCGGCGCCGTCCTCACCGAGACCACCTTCGAGTGGAAGGGGCTGGGCTTCCAGCTGGCCAACTACCTGACCGCCCGCGACTTCGTGGCGGTCCAGGGCATCGTGGTGCTCCTGGCCGTGATCGTCGCCGTCACCAACTTCATCGTGGACATTGTGGCCGCGCTGATCGATCCCCGTGTGAGGTACTGA